A window of Yoonia sp. SS1-5 genomic DNA:
GTCCCATGATCTGGCGGGCCTCTGCGCTGGTGTACCGGATCAACCCCATCCCGAGCTGTCCGCCATCGGCATCCTGAATTTCAACAAGATCGCCCCGCCCGAAACTGCCATTGATCTGGGTGACCCCGGCGGGCAGCAGGCTTTTGCCGCGCGACAAAGCGTCCTTGGCACCATTGTCGATGGTCACCGTCCCACGTGGCTTCATCGCGGAAATCCACGTCTTGCGGGCGGCCTGCGGATCGGTTTGCGCCGCAAACCATGTGGCCCGCCCGCCATTTTCCAGCGCCCCGAGGGGGTGTGGGTCCGTCCCCAGCGCAATCGCCATGGCGCAGCCTGCCTCGGTTGCGATGCGACCGGCCATGATCTTGGTGATCATCCCGCCCTTGGATAGGCCTGTGCCGGCATCACCCGCCATGGCGGCCGTTTCAGACGTAATTTTCACCACATAATCAATATGCTGCGCCTTGCTATTGATCTTTGGGTTGGCCGTATAAAGCCCATCGACATCCGACAACAGGATCAGTTGATCCGCCCCGATCGTCACCGCAACCTGTGCGGCCAAGCGGTCATTGTCGCCATAGCGGATCTCATCCGTGGCGATGGTGTCGTTTTCATTAACGATGGGCGTGACGCCCAGACCCAGCATCGTTTCCATCGTCGCGCGGCTATTGAGATAGCGGCGCCGATCCTCGGAATCCTCCAGCGTGACCAGAACCTGCCCGGCGATGATGCCATGGGGTGCAAGGGCCTCTTCATAGGCGCGGGCGAGCCGGATTTGCCCGACAGCCGCCGCGGCCTGCGACTGTTCCAGCGCCAGCGAGCTAAGCGGCAGACCAAGCACCCCGCGCCCCAGCGCGATAGAGCCTGACGACACAAGGATCACATCCGTGCCCCGGGCCCTGATCTTGGCGACGTCTGAGGCAAGCGAGGTCAGCCAATCCTGGCGCAATGTGCCGGTTTCACCATCAACCAGCAGGGCAGAGCCAATCTTGACCACCAGCCGCTTGGCGTCTTTCAGGGCTGCCATGGTGCATCCTCCACCCCGGCGTCATCATCGTTGCTTTTCTTGTGGCGCAATCTGTTGTCATCAATTTCCGCCCGCAAGGCACGCAGCACATCCGGAATCCCC
This region includes:
- the proB gene encoding glutamate 5-kinase; translated protein: MAALKDAKRLVVKIGSALLVDGETGTLRQDWLTSLASDVAKIRARGTDVILVSSGSIALGRGVLGLPLSSLALEQSQAAAAVGQIRLARAYEEALAPHGIIAGQVLVTLEDSEDRRRYLNSRATMETMLGLGVTPIVNENDTIATDEIRYGDNDRLAAQVAVTIGADQLILLSDVDGLYTANPKINSKAQHIDYVVKITSETAAMAGDAGTGLSKGGMITKIMAGRIATEAGCAMAIALGTDPHPLGALENGGRATWFAAQTDPQAARKTWISAMKPRGTVTIDNGAKDALSRGKSLLPAGVTQINGSFGRGDLVEIQDADGGQLGMGLIRYTSAEARQIMGRRSADIVTVLGYDGRAALVHRDDMVL